Proteins encoded within one genomic window of Microcebus murinus isolate Inina chromosome 8, M.murinus_Inina_mat1.0, whole genome shotgun sequence:
- the CFLAR gene encoding CASP8 and FADD-like apoptosis regulator isoform X2, giving the protein MAEIGEDLDKSDVSSLIFLMKDYTGRGKTSKDKSFLDLVVELEKLNLVAPDQLDLLEKCLKNIHRIDLKTKIQKYKQSAQEAGTSYKNARQGSFTNLSLKDPPYNCRLQNGRSKEQRLVEQHGIQREPVKISIQESGAFFPQRIPEERYRMQSKPLGVCLIIDCIGNDAEVLRDTFTSLGYEVQHFPYLRVADIIRILHQVALMPQHQDYDSFVCVLVSRGSSHTMFGVDQTHSGFSLHHIRRMFMGDACPSLVGKPKLFFIQNYMVSEHQLEASSLLEVDGPAASNMASAAQKPGPSKLHPEADFFWSLCTADVSVLERSSSSPSVYLQCLSQKLKQERKRPLLDLHIELNDKVYDWNSRVSAKEKYYVSLQHTLRKKLIFYK; this is encoded by the exons ATGGCAGAGATTGGTGAGGACTTGGATAAATCGgatgtgtcttctttaattttcctcATGAAGGATTACACAGGCCGAGGCAAGACATCCAAAGACAag AGTTTCTTGGATCTTGTGGTTGAATTGGAGAAACTAAATCTGGTTGCTCCAGATCAATTGGACTTACTAGAAAAATGCCTAAAGAACATTCACAGAATAGACCTGAAGACAAAAATCCAGAAGTACAAGCAGTCTG CTCAAGAAGCAGGGACAAGTTATAAGAATGCTCGCCAAGGGTCTTTCACAAACTTGAGTCTCAAGGATCCTCCCTATAACTGCAGG ctcCAGAATGGGAGAAGTAAAGAACAAAGACTTGTGGAACAACATGGCATTCAAA GGGAACCGGTGAAGATATCCATTCAGGAATCGGGAGCTTTTTTTCCTCAG CGCATACCTGAAGAGAGATACAGGATGCAGAGCAAGCCCCTAGGAGTCTGCCTGATCATCGATTGCATTGGCAATGATGCAG AGGTTCTTCGGGACACCTTCACTTCCCTGGGCTACGAAGTCCAGCATTTCCCGTATCTCAGAGTGGCTGATATAATCCGGATTCTTCACCAAGTTGCCCTTATGCCCCAACACCAAGACTACGACAGCTTTGTGTGTGTCCTTGTGAGCCGAGGGAGCTCCCACACTATGTTCGGGGTGGATCAGACGCACTCAGGGTTCTCCTTGCATCATATCAGGAGGATGTTCATGGGAGATGCATGCCCTTCTCTGGTAGGGAAGCCAAAGCTCTTTTTTATTCAGAACTACATGGTGTCAGAGCACCAGCTGGAGGCCAGCAGCCTCCTGGAGGTGGACGGGCCAGCGGCGAGCAACATGGCATCTGCGGCTCAGAAGCCTGGGCCCAGCAAGCTTCACCCTGAAGCCGACTTCTTCTGGAGCTTGTGTACAGCGGACGTGTCCGTGCTGGAGCGATCCTCCAGCTCCCCATCCGTGTACCTGCAGTGCCTCTCCCAGAAACTAAAGCAGGAAAG AAAACGCCCACTCCTGGATCTCCACATTGAACTCAATGACAAGGTGTATGATTGGAATAGCAGAGTTTCTGCTAAGGAGAAATACTATGTCTCGCTGCAACACACGCTGAGAAAGAAGCTCATCTTTTACAAATGA
- the CFLAR gene encoding CASP8 and FADD-like apoptosis regulator isoform X1, with translation MKLTASWPFVDWLQAVLLHCLEMTLCAVSAEVIHQVEEALDTDEKEMLLFLCRDVATDVVQPNVRELLDILSERGKLSAEGLAELLYRVRRFDLLKRILKMDRTAVETLLHMHPHLISDYRVLMAEIGEDLDKSDVSSLIFLMKDYTGRGKTSKDKSFLDLVVELEKLNLVAPDQLDLLEKCLKNIHRIDLKTKIQKYKQSAQEAGTSYKNARQGSFTNLSLKDPPYNCRLQNGRSKEQRLVEQHGIQREPVKISIQESGAFFPQRIPEERYRMQSKPLGVCLIIDCIGNDAEVLRDTFTSLGYEVQHFPYLRVADIIRILHQVALMPQHQDYDSFVCVLVSRGSSHTMFGVDQTHSGFSLHHIRRMFMGDACPSLVGKPKLFFIQNYMVSEHQLEASSLLEVDGPAASNMASAAQKPGPSKLHPEADFFWSLCTADVSVLERSSSSPSVYLQCLSQKLKQERKRPLLDLHIELNDKVYDWNSRVSAKEKYYVSLQHTLRKKLIFYK, from the exons ATGAAATTGACAGCCTCATGGCCTTTTGTTGACTGGCTCCAAGCTGTGCTGCTCCACTGCCTTGAAATGACACTGTGTGCAGTGTCTGCTGAGGTTATCCATCAGGTGGAAGAGGCGCTCGACACGGACGAAAAGGAGATGCTTCTTTTTTTGTGCCGGGACGTTGCTACAGATGTGGTTCAGCCGAATGTCAGGGAGCTTCTGGATATTTTAAGTGAGAGAGGTAAGCTGTCTGCTGAGGGCTTGGCCGAGCTGCTCTACAGAGTGAGGCGCTTTGACCTGCTCAAGCGGATCTTGAAGATGGACAGAACGGCTGTGGAGACGCTCCTGCACATGCACCCGCACCTTATTTCAGACTATAG GGTGCTGATGGCAGAGATTGGTGAGGACTTGGATAAATCGgatgtgtcttctttaattttcctcATGAAGGATTACACAGGCCGAGGCAAGACATCCAAAGACAag AGTTTCTTGGATCTTGTGGTTGAATTGGAGAAACTAAATCTGGTTGCTCCAGATCAATTGGACTTACTAGAAAAATGCCTAAAGAACATTCACAGAATAGACCTGAAGACAAAAATCCAGAAGTACAAGCAGTCTG CTCAAGAAGCAGGGACAAGTTATAAGAATGCTCGCCAAGGGTCTTTCACAAACTTGAGTCTCAAGGATCCTCCCTATAACTGCAGG ctcCAGAATGGGAGAAGTAAAGAACAAAGACTTGTGGAACAACATGGCATTCAAA GGGAACCGGTGAAGATATCCATTCAGGAATCGGGAGCTTTTTTTCCTCAG CGCATACCTGAAGAGAGATACAGGATGCAGAGCAAGCCCCTAGGAGTCTGCCTGATCATCGATTGCATTGGCAATGATGCAG AGGTTCTTCGGGACACCTTCACTTCCCTGGGCTACGAAGTCCAGCATTTCCCGTATCTCAGAGTGGCTGATATAATCCGGATTCTTCACCAAGTTGCCCTTATGCCCCAACACCAAGACTACGACAGCTTTGTGTGTGTCCTTGTGAGCCGAGGGAGCTCCCACACTATGTTCGGGGTGGATCAGACGCACTCAGGGTTCTCCTTGCATCATATCAGGAGGATGTTCATGGGAGATGCATGCCCTTCTCTGGTAGGGAAGCCAAAGCTCTTTTTTATTCAGAACTACATGGTGTCAGAGCACCAGCTGGAGGCCAGCAGCCTCCTGGAGGTGGACGGGCCAGCGGCGAGCAACATGGCATCTGCGGCTCAGAAGCCTGGGCCCAGCAAGCTTCACCCTGAAGCCGACTTCTTCTGGAGCTTGTGTACAGCGGACGTGTCCGTGCTGGAGCGATCCTCCAGCTCCCCATCCGTGTACCTGCAGTGCCTCTCCCAGAAACTAAAGCAGGAAAG AAAACGCCCACTCCTGGATCTCCACATTGAACTCAATGACAAGGTGTATGATTGGAATAGCAGAGTTTCTGCTAAGGAGAAATACTATGTCTCGCTGCAACACACGCTGAGAAAGAAGCTCATCTTTTACAAATGA